Proteins encoded together in one Calonectris borealis chromosome W, bCalBor7.hap1.2, whole genome shotgun sequence window:
- the LOC142074770 gene encoding urea transporter 2-like, whose protein sequence is MENTVDVKIETKGERKSIKQNPLSKAGKRVCRAVGYITGDMKAFGAWLKDKPLMIQFIDWVLRGISQVMFVNNPLSGLIVVAGFLVQNPWWTLTGCLGTVVSTLTALILGQDRSAIAAGLYGYNGVLVGLLMAVFSAKGDYHWWLLLPVVLVSVTCPVFTSALGSVFCKWDLPVFTLPFNLALTLYLAASGPHNLFFPTTVIQSATATPNITWTDVEMPMLLQSIPIGVGQVYGCDNPWTGGIFLIALFISSPLICLHAAIGSAVGMLAALSLATPFSKIYSGLWGYNSSLSCVAIGGMFYAFTWQTHLLAIACALFSAYLGATVTNMLSVFGVPSGTWSFCLSALTFLLITTNNSAIYKLPLSKVTYPEANRAYYLKMKKHQRSCCEV, encoded by the exons ATGGAAAATACTGTTGATGTCAAGATAGAAACCAAGGGGGAAAGAAAGTCCATAAAGCAGAATCCACTGAGCAAAGCTGGGAAGAGAGTCTGCAGAGCTGTTGGGTACATCACTGGAGACATGAAGGCATTTGGAGCCTGGCTAAAGG ATAAACCTCTCATGATCCAGTTTATTGACTGGGTGCTGCGTGGGATATCCCAGGTGATGTTTGTCAACAATCCCCTTAGTGGGCTTATTGTAGTTGCTGGTTTCTTGGTGCAGAACCCGTGGTGGACACTCACAGGCTGCTTAGGAACAGTTGTCTCAACTTTAACAGCACTTATTCTGGGTCAGGACAG ATCAGCCATTGCAGCAGGCCTGTATGGCTATAACGGGGTCTTGGTGGGATTGCTCATGGCCGTCTTCTCTGCTAAGGGAGACTACCACTGGTGGCTTCTGCTGCCGGTAGTACTGGTGTCCGTGACATG CCCTGTTTTCACCAGTGCTTTAGGCTCAGTCTTTTGTAAGTGGGATCTGCCTGTTTTCACCTTGCCCTTCAACTTGGCTTTGACCCTCTATCTGGCTGCATCGGGACCCCATAACCTCTTCTTCCCTACAACTGTCATTCAGTCTGCAACAGCAACACCAAACATCACCTGGACGGATGTTGAAATGCCAATG cTCCTACAATCCATTCCAATTGGGGTGGGTCAGGTTTATGGCTGCGATAACCCCTGGACTGGGGGAATTTTCCTAATTGCTTTATTTATCTCTTCTCCGCTCATTTGTCTGCATGCAGCAATTGGATCAGCAGTGGGGATGCTAGCAG CACTGAGCTTAGCAACACCTTTTAGCAAGATCTACTCCGGCTTGTGGGGCTACAACAGTTCCCTCTCATGCGTTGCGATCGGAGGCATGTTCTACGCTTTCACCTGGCAGACACATTTGCTGGCAATTGCCTGCG CGCTCTTCAGTGCCTACCTGGGAGCAACAGTGACTAACATGTTGTCTGTG TTTGGGGTGCCATCGGGAACCTGGTCTTTTTGCTTGTCTGCGCTGACCTTCTTGTTAATAACCACAAACAACTCTGCCATCTACAAGCTACCGCTCTCCAAAGTCACCTATCCAGAAGCCAACCGAGCTTATTATCTGAAGATGAAGAAACATCAGCGGTCTTGCTGTGAAGTATAA